A part of Anabas testudineus chromosome 9, fAnaTes1.2, whole genome shotgun sequence genomic DNA contains:
- the si:dkey-190g11.3 gene encoding ATP synthase subunit C lysine N-methyltransferase isoform X2, giving the protein MEDSIEVIMQDRRVFTTSRPHPVLSACTGALLTGLYGVWSLFVMPGFRKIPWSLKVFAASSAGFQCTGFEINSILLTYARNKARWTGVPCSQASFVKKDFWKTDLSTYNNVTAFLAPGVMGLLGEKLLKELPDDARVIACRFPFPDWPHQSSAGSGLDQTFAYDISSVRWHLRNVRNTAV; this is encoded by the exons ATGGAGGACTCTATTGAGGTCATCATGCAAGACCGCAGAGTCTTTACCACCAGCAGACCCCATCCTGTGTTGTCGGCCTGCACAGGCGCTCTGCTCACAGGCCTGTATGGAGTGTGGAGTCTCTTTGTTATGCCCGGTTTTCGCAAAATCCCATGGAGCCTCAAG GTGTTTGCGGCCTCGTCTGCTGGGTTCCAGTGCACAGGCTTTGAGATTAACTCCATTTTGTTGACATATGCCAGGAACAAAGCTCGCTGGACTGGAGTGCCATGCAGCCAAGCATCCTTCGTTAAGAAAGACTTCTGGAAG ACTGATTTATCTACGTACAACAATGTGACCGCTTTCCTAGCTCCAGGCGTG ATGGGGCTGCTGGGTGAGAAGCTGCTCAAAGAGCTTCCTGATGACGCTCGTGTCATTGCTTGTCGTTTTCCTTTCCCTGACTGGCCGCATCAATCGTCTGCCGGCTCTGGTCTCGATCAGACTTTTGCCTATGACATTAGCAGCGTGCGATGGCACCTGAGAAATGTACGGAACACAGCAGTGTAA
- the si:dkey-190g11.3 gene encoding adenine nucleotide translocase lysine N-methyltransferase isoform X1, whose translation MEDSIEVIMQDRRVFTTSRPHPVLSACTGALLTGLYGVWSLFVMPGFRKIPWSLKVPYLPSSKDQTLNTMKLLEGRAGRLADLGSGDGRLVFAASSAGFQCTGFEINSILLTYARNKARWTGVPCSQASFVKKDFWKTDLSTYNNVTAFLAPGVMGLLGEKLLKELPDDARVIACRFPFPDWPHQSSAGSGLDQTFAYDISSVRWHLRNVRNTAV comes from the exons ATGGAGGACTCTATTGAGGTCATCATGCAAGACCGCAGAGTCTTTACCACCAGCAGACCCCATCCTGTGTTGTCGGCCTGCACAGGCGCTCTGCTCACAGGCCTGTATGGAGTGTGGAGTCTCTTTGTTATGCCCGGTTTTCGCAAAATCCCATGGAGCCTCAAG GTTCCCTATTTGCCCTCCAGTAAAGATCAGACACTGAACACTATGAAGCTGCTTGAGGGACGAGCAGGCCGTTTAGCAGATCTGGGATCAGGAGATGGACGACTG GTGTTTGCGGCCTCGTCTGCTGGGTTCCAGTGCACAGGCTTTGAGATTAACTCCATTTTGTTGACATATGCCAGGAACAAAGCTCGCTGGACTGGAGTGCCATGCAGCCAAGCATCCTTCGTTAAGAAAGACTTCTGGAAG ACTGATTTATCTACGTACAACAATGTGACCGCTTTCCTAGCTCCAGGCGTG ATGGGGCTGCTGGGTGAGAAGCTGCTCAAAGAGCTTCCTGATGACGCTCGTGTCATTGCTTGTCGTTTTCCTTTCCCTGACTGGCCGCATCAATCGTCTGCCGGCTCTGGTCTCGATCAGACTTTTGCCTATGACATTAGCAGCGTGCGATGGCACCTGAGAAATGTACGGAACACAGCAGTGTAA